From Tiliqua scincoides isolate rTilSci1 chromosome 2, rTilSci1.hap2, whole genome shotgun sequence, the proteins below share one genomic window:
- the LOC136639210 gene encoding alpha-2-macroglobulin-like translates to MTSKGWGGSDVSGRHSHAQETEAPLFSGYQQQLNYKHADGSYGAFGEDRLGRSEPGNSWLTAFVLKTFQGIARYIFVSENHITEAWTALASRQKENGCFQGTGTLRNNALQGGVDEEVALTAYVTIALLEGSLPIFNSVVRNGLFCLETAAQAKDTDVYSRALLAYAFSLAGKEDKREELLRTLLAEAVKEEDGSIHWLRSKKQEEATHRPLYRPRAPSAEVELTAYVLLALISKQPAPSQEELTASSGIVKWLSQQQNPTGGFASTQDTVVALQGLALYSSLTYRPSTAEATVSLRSGGNVLRQFQVDSTNRLLLQCQALLAVPGDYGPEVTGAGCVFLQITLIYSIQPREDDTHFALDVRTVPETCTGAKAHRTFDVAINVSYTGQRPVSNMAIVDIKMLSGFVPVKTSVRKLEGHNQVKRTEVNLSHVLLYLEQVSNVTQSFSFMVEQDVLVQGLKPALVKVYDYYETDESAVAEYSAPCSTEGSKQGNA, encoded by the exons ATGACAtctaagggatggggagggagtgaCGTGTCAGGAAGACACAGCCATGCGCAAGAAACAGAAGCCCCTCTCTTTTCAGGGTACCAGCAGCAACTGAACTACAAGCATGCTGACGGCTCCTACGGCGCCTTCGGAGAAGACCGACTGGGGAGGAGTGAGCCAGGGAATAGCTG GCTGACGGCTTTTGTGCTCAAGACCTTTCAAGGGATAGCACGCTACATCTTTGTGTCCGAGAACCACATCACAGAGGCCTGGACTGCGCTGGCCAGCAGGCAGAAGGAGAATGGCTGTTTCCAAGGCACTGGAACTCTCCGGAACAATGCCCTGCAG GGTGGAGTTGATGAGGAGGTCGCTCTCACTGCCTACGTCACCATCGCTTTGCTGGAGGGCAGTCTGCCCATCTTT AACTCAGTGGTCCGCAATGGTTTGTTCTGCTTGGAAACGGCGGCGCAGGCCAAAGACACCGATGTTTACAGCCGGGCCTTGCTGGCATATGCCTTTTCCCTGGCAGGGAAGGAGGACAAGAGAGAAGAGCTCCTGCGCACCCTGTTGGCAGAAGCTGTGAAAGAAG AGGACGGCTCCATCCACTGGCTGCGGTCCAAGAAGCAAGAAGAGGCGACCCACCGGCCCCTCTACCGGCCCCGGGCCCCTTCTGCAGAGGTGGAGTTGACTGCCTACGTGCTCCTTGCTCTCATCTCCAAACAGCCAGCACCATCCCAGGAGGAGCTGACTGCTTCATCTGGCATCGTCAAGTGGCTTAGCCAGCAGCAAAACCCCACAGGTGGATTTGCCTCCACTCAG GACACCGTGGTGGCGCTCCAGGGCCTCGCCTTGTACAGCAGCCTCACCTACCGCCCGAGCACGGCAGAGGCCACAGTGTCCCTCCGGTCTGGAGGCAACGTCCTGCGGCAGTTCCAGGTGGACAGCACCAACCGCTTGCTGCTTCAGTGCCAGGCTCTTCTCGCTGTGCCAGGTGACTACGGCCCAGAGGTGACAGGTGCCGGCTGTGTCTTCCTGCAG ATCACCCTGATATACAGCATCCAGCCTCGCGAAGACGACACACATTTTGCGCTGGACGTGCGTACGGTTCCTGAGACCTGCACTGGAGCCAAGGCCCACAGAACCTTTGACGTCGCCATAAATGTCAG CTACACTGGCCAGCGCCCGGTCTCCAACATGGCCATCGTGGACATCAAGATGCTTTCAGGGTTTGTCCCAGTGAAGACGTCAGTGCGGAAG ctggaagGGCATAATCAGGTCAAGAGGACCGAAGTGAACCTCAGCCACGTCCTGCTGTATTTGGAGCAG GTGAGCAACGTGACCCAGAGCTTCTCTTTCATGGTGGAGCAGGACGTGCTAGTTCAGGGCCTGAAGCCTGCCCTGGTGAAAGTCTATGACTACTACGAAACAG ATGAAAGTGCAGTGGCTGAGTACAGCGCCCCCTGCAGTACAG aggGCAGCAAACAGGGGAATGCGTGA
- the LOC136639212 gene encoding DLA class II histocompatibility antigen, DR-1 beta chain-like has product HQLKEECRFPDGGAGAGAYLLHRLFWGRQELVRFDSRRGTFQAVTALGEPIARDWNSRTEVLERKRAELDRFCRHNYAIGEPFAAARKLKPQLQITPMDSEPSSHHTLLVCTAASFFPAKIDIRWLRNGQEEDESRVVSTELIRNGDWTFSIQVMLEAQPEHGDVYTCRVAHASLPDPTSIQWEPQSDSARSKMWTGVVGLLLGLVFVVPGLALYLKKKKGTAIPPPAALIS; this is encoded by the exons CACCAGCTGAAGGAGGAGTGCCGCTTCCCCGACGGCGGGGCGGGCGCGGGCGCCTACCTCCTGCACAGGCTCTTCTGGGGCCGGCAGGAGCTCGTGCGCTTCGACAGCCGCCGAGGGACCTTCCAGGCCGTCACCGCGCTGGGCGAGCCCATAGCCCGCGACTGGAACAGCCGGACGGAGGTGCTGGAGAGGAAGCGGGCCGAGCTGGACAGGTTCTGCCGGCACAACTACGCGATCGGGGAGCCCTTCGCCGCCGCCAGGAAGC TGAAGCCCCAACTGCAGATCACCCCCATGGACTCagagccctcctcccaccacacccTGCTGGTCTGCACCGCAGCCAGCTTCTTCCCCGCCAAGATTGACATCAGGTGGCTGCGgaacgggcaggaggaggacgagAGCAGAGTGGTGTCCACGGAGCTGATCCGGAACGGGGACTGGACCTTCTCCATCCAGGTGATGCTGGAGGCACAGCCGGAACATGGAGACGTCTACACCTGTCGGGTGGCGCACGCCAGCCTCCCAGACCCCACCAGCATCCAGTGGG AGCCGCAGTCGGACTCCGCCCGGAGCAAGATGTGGACGGGGGTCGTGGGGCTCCTGCTGGGCCTGGTCTTTGTGGTGCCTGGACTGGCTCTGtacctgaagaagaagaaag GGACTGCCATCCCTCCACCTGCAG CTCTCATCAGTTAA